The nucleotide window ATCCCTCCCAACCCCATCCCTCCCAACCCCATCCATCCCAACCCCATCCCTCCCAACCCCATCCATCCCAACCCCATCCATCTCAGCCCCATCCATCTCAGCCTCATCCTCACCCTTCTCAGCCTCATCCTTCTCAACAGCATCCATCTCAACCACACTCCGCACAACATCCCCAACAACACCCACCTCAACAACATATTCCGCAACAGCATCCTTCACAGCCGCATACCCAACATCCTCCTCAACAGCATCCTCAACATCCTTCACAACAGCATCCTTCTCAGCAGCATTCTTCACAACAACATCCAGCCCAACATCCATCTCAGCATCCGCCTCAGCATCCGCCGCAACACCCGAGTCCGCAACAACACTCTCAACAGAGAAGCTCTCCGGGTCCATCGACCCCCACGCAAGCACAACCGAGTAAGACATTGTGTGCGTTCTATGATATCAAACCTTTTGATGCATGACTAACGGCTTGGCGTTAATTTAGTGTATAGCCAACCGGCAACTGGAGGAACAAGTCCTGCTCCAGGACCTCCGCATAATCCAGGACAACCATCCCACAATCAAGCACCGGGACCTCCCCATAGCCAGGGTCCGCCCCATAATCAGTCGCAGCAACCCCAGCCTTCTTATAATTATGCAGGTACGTTGAATCTGACTATGTATAACGCTAATCATAATGTCAAGTACCTTACGTCTATTTTGTGTCGTCCTCTCTCATTCACATACAGGTGGACCACCAGGTGGTTATCCCCATTCACAACCAGCAGCTCCATATCCATATGCCAACAGCATTCCACCTGGAGCTCCTTTACCACCGCAGCAGCCTGTATATGGGGCACCACCAGCAGGTCATCCTCAGCCAGGCGCGCCACAACCAGGTCCATACTCGACTCCTGGACCCGGACATTACGCACCTCCGCCTAATCAGCCTGCCTACGGGGCCCCAGGAGGACCTCAGCCATATCCTCCCATGCAGCCGGCTTATGGAGCTCCCCAAGGCCCACAACCGTATGGCCCTCCGGCTCCTTCTGGTTATCCACCAGTACCAAATGCCCAGCAGCCTGGTGCGCCCCATGGTTACCCTCCCGCTGGCTATCCAGCTCCAGGACCACCACCGCCTAATTCGTACGGACCATATCGTCCTCCCGGTCCGCCTCAGCAACAGTATCCCGGATATGAACAACCACGCTATCCAGCGTACCAACCACCACCTTAATTTCTTTAGCGATTATTAGCTGCAAGTGCATTCTTTTTTAAGAATTAATTATTGAGAATCACGGTTATGTGAGTTTGAAGAATACAATACGTTTGTCAtgtccggaggatataaaAGTTGACTAAATTCTCGATAGTGTTGTAGCATGAATTTTGGAGCGTACTGGTCTTCTTTCTCCCAGTCAGCCATCAGGAATGGATGAGTTGCGTCGAACCATTCACCTTCAAATCCAAAAGTGACTTATCAGCCTTTTAATGAAGTGTTAGCATATAACAGAAAAGATTCACCTTCACGAATCAGTCGAGAAATGTACGCAATATCCAGTTTCTCGGCAAAGTCGCCCCATCGTGGCTTATCGTCTGCATGGGCTGATAATAGTTTAGTACGGATGCCTTCCGGACTGTAACACCATGAGCAATGGTAGCCAGCATAGTGATGTTTTGTCCCGGCTGTCCACGGAGTTATGCGATTACCTTCTATACGGTATTGACTTAATCGTTCTTGGAAATCCGCATAGTTCGTCATATCTTTACGGATGAGGAACGTGTTGTTCCGGCAAACTTTCCAGACCAAATTCATCGTGCTCACCTGCGTCATGGAatgcttgtttctacaataGATTTAAAATGTATGCAATATCTTAAGTTTTACCGCTGTGACTTGGAGCAAGTCTTCGTTGTCATTTTCTGAATCTTCTTTCATAGCATCGCGTAGCCAGTCGAGTATGAATCCtgtctgtttttctttctttcgtttccaGAAAAAGCCGAAAACAGACCAACGCATAGCAAGGCGAACTGGTTCCGGATATCCGTCATACAGTTTGAGAAACATAAGAACCTCCCGTGTAGGAATTTCGTCCGCATCCAGCAAAACAAATAAGTCGTCGGAACGTACTCCACGAATTCGATTGAGACCATGGGTGCCCATATATGTACGCAGATACATATCAATGTACCAACCATTTTTTCGGCCTTCTGGTGGGAATTTATGAAGTGATACATGAACGATCTTGGAATGAAAATTCTCCACAAAACCGGATCGTAATTTTTCCATCAAGTAAAGTGGTTTGGCGTCCCCGTGGGCTGTGTAATTTGATTCACAGACGATGTATACGTCAACAGCATCCTTTTAAAAGCAATTAAACTGAGTAAGAATAGAAGTTTGTAAATATTGTATTTTACTTTTACCTTGAGCTCCTCAAGCCGCACACGAAAGAAATCAGTTTCATGATTAATGTTGAGACCGTGAATTATTCTTCTTGGCACCTTCCTCGGTTTCAATGGCCATCTATGATATTTTTTGGAAATCGTTCGGTGCCAAGCTGATGCCGGAATGCCGCATTCATGACCAAAATAATTAGTGCGACATACGCATTTAGAACTATTGGTGGATAAGGTGGCTTCGACATCTGTTCCTTCCACGTAACAGAATGGCGCAATTCCTACTGGTTGAAAATGTAAGGTCTCGTCCTCTGCGAGCGAAACTATTAGATTCTCGTTAAAGCCGACTGATGGCGAAGGATTGGTGGAAGTTTCTATTCCCCCACTATAAACTGACAACTTTTGCCGAGATAAAGAGTTTCTCGAAACGCTGGTTGAGGAATGAAAGAACACGAGAACCGTGAGAACCTGCaataaagaaagaaggagTTAACTTTGTAATTATTCAACCACCGAGACGAAGCTTTCGTCGTTGCATTATTGTTAATGGAGCTATTGTAGTGCTTTACCAACCATCACAGATGACAACAGTAATTGcaagcggaaaaaaaaaactttcaatccgtcaaaaacaaaaagaagggcGGTGAACCTGAAGTATGGCGACCGAGACGATCCAACGTCGAGTCCCGCGTTTTTGTTGCTTCAAGTGAAACAAGCAATTTTTCAAAGACCGAACGATCATCTACCCCAAAAAACAACACCTTGGACTCAACTTTTTACATTCGTAATTCTTCTAAAGGTTGTGCGTACCTTCGATAGCACGCTGTACTTGATTTTCTTTAACGCCACGAGGCTTTTACATCTCGAGCGACCTTGAAGGTGGCATCTTCATTGTATTTATTAAAGGTGTCAAGGAATAAACTACCAGACAGTAAAATTAACTTACAACCTCCAGCTGTTTCGTGTTCAAATCTAAATGCGGAAAGTACAGAACCGATGACACAAAACGAAAAGTCTTCTACCATTTATCCATTAGACCTCTGAGTTTGAATATTCACTGATTAGACGTTGCTGTAGACTTCAAGGAAGTCTCCACACGACTAAGGCAGGGCTTAAAAAACAGACTAGTGCCATTCGAAATTCCCAATGAAAGACTGAAACATTGGTGGGAGCTGGGAGGTTCCTTTCCATTTGGCGGCTCCGGgctaaacaaaagaattaaaaaaagcGAAGATTAACGGCAACGTCAAAGAATGGTGCAGACGAATTTACATGTGAACATTTTGAAAACTAAAGCGAAAACGTGTTTGAAAACTCTACTTTGACGCAAGACAACTTTAACAATGCCGGTCGATTCGCGAAGATTGCAGGGACCTGAAAGTGCGTTTTCTTACACATTGCTGGAAAAAAAGGATGCCAACGCAGAAGAATCCGTATTATCTGCTGATTTGCAGAAAATGTTGATTGGCAGCAACCAAGTCCGTAAAGATAAACGAAAGCCTACCGATGCGAGACCACTATGTATTCTCTAACCTTTTCCATTCCCAaatttattcaatttgaatgatCTTATCACTTTTCTAGTTTTAAGAACAGGAATCATTAGCCAGGCAAAAGGCTCAGCATACATAGAACAGGGCAACACAAAATTGGTTTGTGGTGTCTATGGTCCACGTGAAGTGCAGAAGAAATCTGATTTCCGACTAAATGGTCAGCTCTTCTGTGAGTTCAAGTTTGCCCCATTCTCTTGTCAAAAGAGACGAAGTCACCAGCAGGATAATGAAGAACTTGTACTAAGTGGGCTACTAAGGGAAGCATTGGAAGCTGCAGTTTGTCTTGTAATTGAAACTGTAATGTACTTTACTGTCAATCTGTGTCTGAAGAAcaattttttccctctttagCATCATTTTCCCAAAGCCCAAGTTGAAGTTAATATTATGGTTATTGAAAATGATGGCTCTCCACTGGCAGCAGCTCTCACCTGTGCTAGTTTAGCTCTAGCAAGTGCTAGTATTCCCATGTATGACTTGGTGATTGGAACAGCAGTGGTAtggttatttatttttgttgaaattttacCATCTCATTTCTagtattattcatttttctagaGACAATTGCCCAAACTGCTATTGCTGGATCCAACCAAAGATGAAGAATGGCAACCAAAGCTTAACCATGATGAAAACAATTCCAACCTCACTGTTGGCTTCATGCCTTCTATGCAACAAATCTGTGCTTACGTACATGAAGGTGTTTCAAACCCAGAAGAGCTTGAACAGATGCTTAAACTTGTCACTGAATATTGTTTAAAAGTTCAACCTGTTGTTCAACTttgtttgaaagaaacaaTCGAAAAGATGCTCGCAAATGAAGGTGAAAATAAAGATGCTGAATAGAATTTTGAAGCAAACACTTAACTTTAACAGTAATATTTCCACGGCTGAGAAAGACAGAACATTTTCGTTTTCACTTATTCATATTGTTAGATGTGCAAACTGTAAAAACCACACCAACAAAAGAAAGTATCAATATCAGGCAGACCCAAAAATCTTCTTAGCATTATTAGCAAAGGAGTGGAAAAGCAGTTGAGCCTTCATTTCTTGGACTGCTAGTTCCTGAACAGCCCCTGCCATTTGAGCCACGTGGCTCTGGTAAGCCGAGGCTGcagaaatatttattttaactTATAAATATTTCTGAAAAGCAGAGAAATTGTCTTACTTGtagcttttttcttctgtccATACACCACTTTACCATCGAATTCGTCTTGTGGGACTTTAATGTCCGTGCCTAAAAAAGTGCACATTTAATACCAGTTCATCATTTAtcttaaaaaatatatcgtTACCAGCTTGCGATATCGTTATGCCCAAGTGCTCCTCCACATCGGCTAAACACTGAAAAATCATTCCAATAACACATCACATTTATCCTGAGTTTTACACAAGTAAAATACGCCAATGCTTACCTGTTGCTCATCATACCAGATGCAGCATCCACCTTGGGTGGTCAACTTTGAATTAGTGCACCCTTTGCCGCGCGACGAACACCACTCACCGTGAAACCATACCTTTTCAGGAACATTAGATACAAAAGAAATGGCCAATCCCATTCGTTCTGCTCTACCAACTCGACCAAtgctagaaagaaaaatgggcaTGTTAACAAGCGAAAAGCTCAACGGACACTTTTATACGAGATTTATCTTACCGATGGACATAGTTCGATTTCTCATCCGGCAATGTGATGTTAATCACTAGAATTATACATAGATACAGTACATACACGTAACATGTTCATTAAGCTAAACAGTATTTTCAAAACTTACTGAAAGGTAAACCGCCTATGTCCAAACCCCTCGCAGCAACGTCAGTACAGATGAGaaactttacttttttctGCTTGAAAGCTTCTAGATTGTCGCGACGCTCTTGTGGCTTTCGGTCACCATGGAGACATACGCATGAGAACTTATTCTTATCTTTAGGCAAAAACAACCACATTTTAAAACCACAAATGCATCAACGGAAACAATGGGAAGTAAGTTTCAATACCGATGGAATTCAAGTAGGTTTCAAGATTATCACAGTCGACTTTTGTGCGACAGAAGATGATTGCTTGGTCCATGTTATGTTCAGTTATGGCCCTGACGCAATATTCTCCTTTTAGTAGTTTTACTGCCTCAGACAACATCTCTAGAATATAAAACGAATGGTCATCAAAAAGTATATTTTGTGTGATAACCAATTATTACCAGGTGTGGCGGATGTAGGAACTAAGCGGTCATTTGCGTGCACCCCATCGGTTGGTATTCGCTTCGGTAAATTATGCCACGACATGTCAGTACGAGGATCTACCGTAACGACGACATGGTGCACTGTGTCTGGTACTGAGTCTTCACCTTTCAAATCGATCCATGTTGGAAAATGCATCAGGCGATCCTGTGGAAGAGGAGAATAAGAAAatcgtcgtttttttttcaattgcctTCAAATATAATGACTTTATGTAATATCAACTCACGGCCATTTTTTTCACATCGAACGAATGAAGGGTGGCGGAGCATACGATCATCTGCAAGCGTTTCCCGTCATTGGTTATTTTCGGAGCTCGAGAATGCAAGCGATTGATCAACTCTCCATGGCCTTGTTGCAACAATCCATCCGCTTCGTCCAAAACAAGGAAGCGGCAATGGGTCAATAGAAGATTTTCACTCTTGGTTAGCTCTTCCAGTCGGCCCGGTGTGCCCACAACGATATCAACCTGCAAAGAATAACTTACATAAATTGAAATGAACAAACCTACCAAATATCTTTTACTCCTTTCTGAAGATCGCTAAGCTGCTCTTTGATTGCAATGCCCCCTGCCACAAGCATCGTTCGTATATCAGGAgaatccaaatattttttgaaactgttTATCTCTTTGTAAGTCTGTTCAGCGAGCTCGCGGGAAGGCTAAACCCAGAACAGGTAATGTAACATACGCGTGAAACAGAATTATAACTTGATTATAAATCTAAATTATACCTCAATGATGACGGCCTGTGGAGCATTTGCCTTTAGTTTAACCTGAGCAGGCACAGCAACCCCAGAATTCGAGTTTAAAGACGCACAATCACTTCCTGCTTGGCAAACTGGTATGAAATTTTTAGGTGTTCCAAATTTGAAAGGTTTATGGCCAAAGTTGAATTCTATTTCAGCATTCTGCAAGATGAAAAGTACATCTGGTCAGTAAAGAACAACACCAAATCACTTTTGAGCATTTTAAGACCTTGAGTGCCACAGCTGGGAAGAGAGCTTTATTTCTGAACTCCGGATTTATGTCAAAAGCTTTTCCTAAATCAACACCGTTCTTAAAGAACGAGATGACTCTGTTGTCAAGGTCGAGTGCACAGCCTATAACGTCGTTCAGCCCATAGGCAGTGCCATAATCATCGAACTGTCGGTTGTTAGATTTTTTGCCCGTGCCACCAAAGCCATATCCGTAGCGATCTGTACCAAGATCCAAGGATGCCTGTCAAACAATAAAGTGAAGGTAcagtgggaaaaaaaattaataaaaagatGGAAACAAAAGTTTTGGCTTACCTCATTCAAAGACCAACCTACTCTGCATAGACCCTCATCTGAAACTGTGGCTTCATAGTAATACTTCCCTTTGTTAAGCAACCCTTTTGTTGCTCTTCCACCAGCCCAGGCTGCATCTCTTGATTGACACAATGTCCCTTCAGTGTTTATGGCCATAGCTGGGGTTCTGTCATATGCACTTAAAATCCATTTATCTTGAGGTTCTATACAATTTATCACCATAAAGTGGTACTAACAAAATAtaaatcatggaaaaaatcaCCTATGGCGGCATTAGTATTGCCAGATCTAGATGCTGCTTTTCCACTTTGGATATCTTTAATAGTTTCCCACACAATCTGGATGATTGGTAAGCAAAATGCCCCTGGTTTAGAACAGGGTTaaacacaatttaaaaatgttgCAGTATAATTAAATTTACCTGTTTTTCCACTGCCAGTTTCTGCTGCCATTAGAACATCCCCTCCACCAAGGATCAATGGTACAGCTTCAGCCTGGACATCTGTGGGCAACATCCAGTCTAGTTCTTCTAGACGTTTCGCGATTTGCGGCAAAACCCCCATTTCTATGAGAATTGTTTAATATTATCATGTGCACGCTCTCATGGTGTTCTTTCAGGTATTACCTTCAAAAGCCGCcatttcaattctttcttaGAAGGATTCAATTTAAAGTGTGATATTCACTGAATCTTATTTTCCTATACAAAATCTTAAAGCGTGCAATTAGCTTGAACAGAAATTGTATGTTCAGCACTCACAGGCTGGAAAAGTTGTGATTGGATAGAAAGGCCGGCTAACGAATTATTGCAGAACAGAATGAACTAATACACCTGGAACAAATAGCAGACAACAACattgcacacacacaaaagaaacatCTAGCGGTCAGAATTGAAACTAGGATCCTGCCTACTGCTAGTAGATCATGTCAACATCTATGCAAACAGGCTTTAGCTAGCGCGCCAGTATGCTCTGGTTCGTGGTATTAATAGCACGGCAGTGCTTTACGTGCCTATTCTCTAGCTTTTTTCCACCCTTAAGCATAGGATGAACCAAGGTGTTACCGCCCCTGCGTTCTTCAGCCAGAAGGTACAGTACCCGCACCGCGTCAACTGGgggaaaatctaaaaaattaccaaataaaaaacactCTATGCTTAGTTATacataaaaccaaaaaataaacaagatttttaaaaaacttaagAGGCATTATATTacgtaaataaaaataaaaaatgagacaataaataattactgaaataCGCAGTGATGGCAACGCTTTGGTTAGCCCATGCTTTAGCAatggaaaaagctaaaaagCTTGAAATTATGAACGTAAtgtcaaggcctacttaatggttaaggcctgtaaacttgaatGTTCCCCTATGACGGCGAGAGGATTTGCAAAATTCCCTATCCTTTCCCCAGtcaagagccaatcagaagaaaaaaggaggcgAAGACTTCGCCGTCTGGTGTTCAAAAATGCCACCTCGTAAGGATGGgaagatagaaagaaaatgggggtTGGGACTAACGTTTGACGTCTTCAGCCAAATAATGGTAagcattttgttatttaaatttaagaaatagaaaatgctgcagaatttgagtttcatttattgtttcaGTGTTCTGGCCCTACGTTCCTTATTGGCTGGACCAAAGGTACTGGTCTTCTTATTTAAACTTAAACGCAACTTTTTCTTGTTAGACAAAAttggtttc belongs to Daphnia magna isolate NIES linkage group LG1, ASM2063170v1.1, whole genome shotgun sequence and includes:
- the LOC116936412 gene encoding beta-1,4-mannosyl-glycoprotein 4-beta-N-acetylglucosaminyltransferase isoform X1, with protein sequence MVEDFSFCVIGSVLSAFRFEHETAGGCRSRCKSLVALKKIKYSVLSKMIVRSLKNCLFHLKQQKRGTRRWIVSVAILQVLTVLVFFHSSTSVSRNSLSRQKLSVYSGGIETSTNPSPSVGFNENLIVSLAEDETLHFQPVGIAPFCYVEGTDVEATLSTNSSKCVCRTNYFGHECGIPASAWHRTISKKYHRWPLKPRKVPRRIIHGLNINHETDFFRVRLEELKDAVDVYIVCESNYTAHGDAKPLYLMEKLRSGFVENFHSKIVHVSLHKFPPEGRKNGWYIDMYLRTYMGTHGLNRIRGVRSDDLFVLLDADEIPTREVLMFLKLYDGYPEPVRLAMRWSVFGFFWKRKKEKQTGFILDWLRDAMKEDSENDNEDLLQVTAVSTMNLVWKVCRNNTFLIRKDMTNYADFQERLSQYRIEGNRITPWTAGTKHHYAGYHCSWCYSPEGIRTKLLSAHADDKPRWGDFAEKLDIAYISRLIREGEWFDATHPFLMADWEKEDQYAPKFMLQHYREFSQLLYPPDMTNVLYSSNSHNRDSQ
- the LOC116936429 gene encoding exosome complex component MTR3, with protein sequence MPVDSRRLQGPESAFSYTLLEKKDANAEESVLSADLQKMLIGSNQVRKDKRKPTDARPLFLRTGIISQAKGSAYIEQGNTKLVCGVYGPREVQKKSDFRLNGQLFCEFKFAPFSCQKRRSHQQDNEELVLSGLLREALEAAVCLHHFPKAQVEVNIMVIENDGSPLAAALTCASLALASASIPMYDLVIGTAVRQLPKLLLLDPTKDEEWQPKLNHDENNSNLTVGFMPSMQQICAYVHEGVSNPEELEQMLKLVTEYCLKVQPVVQLCLKETIEKMLANEGENKDAE
- the LOC116936405 gene encoding ATP-dependent RNA helicase Ddx1, whose product is MAAFEEMGVLPQIAKRLEELDWMLPTDVQAEAVPLILGGGDVLMAAETGSGKTGAFCLPIIQIVWETIKDIQSGKAASRSGNTNAAIEPQDKWILSAYDRTPAMAINTEGTLCQSRDAAWAGGRATKGLLNKGKYYYEATVSDEGLCRVGWSLNEASLDLGTDRYGYGFGGTGKKSNNRQFDDYGTAYGLNDVIGCALDLDNRVISFFKNGVDLGKAFDINPEFRNKALFPAVALKNAEIEFNFGHKPFKFGTPKNFIPVCQAGSDCASLNSNSGVAVPAQVKLKANAPQAVIIEPSRELAEQTYKEINSFKKYLDSPDIRTMLVAGGIAIKEQLSDLQKGVDIVVGTPGRLEELTKSENLLLTHCRFLVLDEADGLLQQGHGELINRLHSRAPKITNDGKRLQMIVCSATLHSFDVKKMADRLMHFPTWIDLKGEDSVPDTVHHVVVTVDPRTDMSWHNLPKRIPTDGVHANDRLVPTSATPEMLSEAVKLLKGEYCVRAITEHNMDQAIIFCRTKVDCDNLETYLNSIDKNKFSCVCLHGDRKPQERRDNLEAFKQKKVKFLICTDVAARGLDIGGLPFMINITLPDEKSNYVHRIGRVGRAERMGLAISFVSNVPEKVWFHGEWCSSRGKGCTNSKLTTQGGCCIWYDEQQCLADVEEHLGITISQAGTDIKVPQDEFDGKVVYGQKKKATTSAYQSHVAQMAGAVQELAVQEMKAQLLFHSFANNAKKIFGSA
- the LOC116936412 gene encoding beta-1,4-mannosyl-glycoprotein 4-beta-N-acetylglucosaminyltransferase isoform X4, whose protein sequence is MVLTVLVFFHSSTSVSRNSLSRQKLSVYSGGIETSTNPSPSVGFNENLIVSLAEDETLHFQPVGIAPFCYVEGTDVEATLSTNSSKCVCRTNYFGHECGIPASAWHRTISKKYHRWPLKPRKVPRRIIHGLNINHETDFFRVRLEELKDAVDVYIVCESNYTAHGDAKPLYLMEKLRSGFVENFHSKIVHVSLHKFPPEGRKNGWYIDMYLRTYMGTHGLNRIRGVRSDDLFVLLDADEIPTREVLMFLKLYDGYPEPVRLAMRWSVFGFFWKRKKEKQTGFILDWLRDAMKEDSENDNEDLLQVTAVSTMNLVWKVCRNNTFLIRKDMTNYADFQERLSQYRIEGNRITPWTAGTKHHYAGYHCSWCYSPEGIRTKLLSAHADDKPRWGDFAEKLDIAYISRLIREGEWFDATHPFLMADWEKEDQYAPKFMLQHYREFSQLLYPPDMTNVLYSSNSHNRDSQ
- the LOC116936412 gene encoding beta-1,4-mannosyl-glycoprotein 4-beta-N-acetylglucosaminyltransferase isoform X3, producing the protein MIVRSLKNCLFHLKQQKRGTRRWIVSVAILQVLTVLVFFHSSTSVSRNSLSRQKLSVYSGGIETSTNPSPSVGFNENLIVSLAEDETLHFQPVGIAPFCYVEGTDVEATLSTNSSKCVCRTNYFGHECGIPASAWHRTISKKYHRWPLKPRKVPRRIIHGLNINHETDFFRVRLEELKDAVDVYIVCESNYTAHGDAKPLYLMEKLRSGFVENFHSKIVHVSLHKFPPEGRKNGWYIDMYLRTYMGTHGLNRIRGVRSDDLFVLLDADEIPTREVLMFLKLYDGYPEPVRLAMRWSVFGFFWKRKKEKQTGFILDWLRDAMKEDSENDNEDLLQVTAVSTMNLVWKVCRNNTFLIRKDMTNYADFQERLSQYRIEGNRITPWTAGTKHHYAGYHCSWCYSPEGIRTKLLSAHADDKPRWGDFAEKLDIAYISRLIREGEWFDATHPFLMADWEKEDQYAPKFMLQHYREFSQLLYPPDMTNVLYSSNSHNRDSQ
- the LOC116936412 gene encoding beta-1,4-mannosyl-glycoprotein 4-beta-N-acetylglucosaminyltransferase isoform X2, with translation MVEDFSFCVIGSVLSAFRFEHETAGGCRSRCKSLVALKKIKYSVLSKMIVRSLKNCLFHLKQQKRGTRRWIVSVAILQVLTVLVFFHSSTSVSRNSLSRQKLSVYSGGIETSTNPSPSVGFNENLIVSLAEDETLHFQPVGIAPFCYVEGTDVEATLSTNSSKSWHRTISKKYHRWPLKPRKVPRRIIHGLNINHETDFFRVRLEELKDAVDVYIVCESNYTAHGDAKPLYLMEKLRSGFVENFHSKIVHVSLHKFPPEGRKNGWYIDMYLRTYMGTHGLNRIRGVRSDDLFVLLDADEIPTREVLMFLKLYDGYPEPVRLAMRWSVFGFFWKRKKEKQTGFILDWLRDAMKEDSENDNEDLLQVTAVSTMNLVWKVCRNNTFLIRKDMTNYADFQERLSQYRIEGNRITPWTAGTKHHYAGYHCSWCYSPEGIRTKLLSAHADDKPRWGDFAEKLDIAYISRLIREGEWFDATHPFLMADWEKEDQYAPKFMLQHYREFSQLLYPPDMTNVLYSSNSHNRDSQ